The following coding sequences lie in one Nitratireductor mangrovi genomic window:
- a CDS encoding mechanosensitive ion channel family protein — METNMSGLMAAVSGGMQQAGALAVEYSFSILGAIILLIAGFVAAGVVERASYRGLGRVRGFDETLKRFFSKVARYGVLIISIVAVLAQFGVQTASILAALGAAGLAIGLALQGTLQNIAAGIMLLVLRPFRVGEYVDAGSVSGTIVEIGLFATELKSIDGLFVLAPNSELWNSPVTNYSRNAVRRADISIGIGYDDDIDLAQTTLAGLIDGDDRVLAEPAPTTFVGELGDSAVAVTVRYWTKTPDWFQTKLDLTKAAKLAFDARGISIPFPQRDVHLIGQPQAQNA; from the coding sequence AATATTCCTTCTCGATCCTGGGTGCGATCATCCTCCTGATCGCCGGCTTCGTCGCGGCAGGCGTCGTCGAACGCGCCTCCTATCGCGGTCTTGGCCGCGTCCGCGGTTTCGACGAGACGCTCAAGCGTTTCTTTTCCAAGGTCGCCCGCTACGGCGTGCTGATCATCAGCATCGTCGCGGTTCTGGCCCAGTTCGGCGTCCAGACCGCCAGCATCCTGGCCGCCCTCGGCGCCGCCGGCCTCGCGATCGGCCTGGCGCTGCAGGGCACGCTACAAAACATCGCCGCCGGCATCATGCTCCTGGTCCTGCGGCCGTTCCGGGTCGGCGAATATGTCGATGCCGGCAGCGTTTCCGGCACCATCGTCGAGATCGGCCTGTTTGCGACCGAGCTCAAGTCGATCGACGGCCTGTTCGTGCTGGCTCCCAACAGTGAACTCTGGAACTCGCCAGTCACCAACTATTCCCGCAATGCGGTGCGCCGCGCCGACATCAGCATCGGGATCGGCTATGACGACGACATCGACCTCGCGCAGACGACGCTTGCCGGCCTGATCGACGGTGACGACCGGGTGCTTGCCGAGCCGGCGCCGACGACGTTCGTCGGCGAGCTTGGCGACAGCGCGGTGGCGGTGACGGTGCGCTACTGGACCAAGACGCCGGACTGGTTCCAGACCAAGCTCGACCTCACCAAGGCGGCGAAGCTCGCCTTCGACGCCAGGGGCATTTCGATCCCGTTCCCGCAGCGCGATGTGCATCTGATCGGCCAGCCGCAGGCGCAGAACGCCTGA
- a CDS encoding PaaI family thioesterase, which yields MSEVELYPGYVSPLGLGTIPHEDIEKYTGLELLQRIVDRKYPAPSIGARLNYGLVEVSEGRAVFRGVPGERHLNPLGGVHGGWAATLLDSALACAVQTLLARGEAYTTAEFKVNLTRPITPKTGEVVCEGFVVHKGRTLAVSEAKLLDSSGKLLAFGTETCSIFPAEKLKPR from the coding sequence ATGAGCGAAGTGGAACTTTACCCGGGCTACGTGTCGCCGCTGGGATTGGGGACGATCCCGCATGAGGACATCGAGAAATATACCGGGCTCGAACTGCTCCAGCGCATCGTCGACCGCAAATATCCGGCGCCGTCGATCGGCGCGCGGCTGAATTACGGTCTGGTCGAGGTCTCGGAAGGCCGAGCCGTCTTTCGCGGCGTGCCGGGCGAGCGGCACCTCAACCCGCTCGGCGGCGTCCATGGCGGCTGGGCCGCGACGCTGCTCGATTCCGCGCTCGCCTGCGCCGTGCAGACCTTGCTTGCCAGGGGCGAGGCCTACACGACGGCCGAGTTCAAGGTGAACCTGACCCGCCCGATCACGCCGAAGACCGGCGAGGTGGTCTGCGAGGGGTTCGTCGTGCACAAGGGCCGCACCCTCGCGGTCTCCGAGGCCAAATTGCTCGACAGCAGCGGCAAGCTGCTCGCCTTCGGCACCGAGACCTGCTCGATCTTTCCGGCCGAGAAGCTGAAGCCGCGCTGA
- a CDS encoding PhoX family protein translates to MNERIDPSDIRTPTDIREESEDVGRNPSANPTLGDIINRRYSRRGFLGGSLAVAAIGATVSPLALLSAREAKAASASAFDFTEIEAGVDETHHVAEGYDADVLLRWGDKVFADSPEFDPANQTAAAQARQFGYNNDYIGFVPLEGSAEHGLLLVNHEYTNAELMFPGFAMVVKEKIEKEGQEPVEVEKVKTGEYTRDLVDIEMAAHGGTIIEIRKTNGKWQPVLDGAMNRRITVDTEMTLSGPVAGHDRVKTKADPSGTRVFGTLNNCAGGFTPWGTYLMAEENFHGYFTGELTREGEPEHPEAANYGRVGVPAGWYNWGAFHDRFDVAKEPNEPNRFGWIVEVDPMDPNSVPKKRTALGRFKHEGCETIVNPDGRVVTYSGDDERFDYVYKFVSTGTFNADDRAANMDLLDEGTLYVAKFNEDGSLDWMPLTHGEGPLTAENGFAGQADILIETRRAADLLGATKMDRPEDVQPNAKTGKVYVMLTNNTRRKADDLNAANPRAGNAFGHIIEISETGGDFASTRSTWEILLRCGDPSVAEVGATFSAATTANGWFGMPDNCAIDADGRLWVSTDGNSQKATGRTDGLWAVDTEGEARGTSRLFFRVPVGAEMCGPLFTPDGATLFLAVQHPGDEGLATYENPATRWPDFDPALPVRPAVVVITRADGARIG, encoded by the coding sequence ATGAACGAGCGCATCGACCCGTCAGATATCAGGACACCCACCGACATCCGCGAGGAATCGGAGGATGTCGGCCGCAACCCGAGCGCCAATCCGACGCTCGGCGACATCATCAACCGCCGCTACTCGCGGCGCGGCTTTCTCGGCGGCTCGCTGGCGGTGGCGGCGATCGGCGCCACGGTCAGCCCGCTTGCCCTGTTGAGCGCGCGCGAGGCGAAGGCCGCGTCGGCCTCCGCATTCGATTTCACCGAAATCGAGGCCGGCGTGGACGAGACGCATCATGTCGCCGAGGGTTATGACGCCGACGTCCTGCTGCGCTGGGGCGACAAGGTTTTCGCCGATTCGCCCGAATTCGACCCTGCCAACCAGACTGCCGCGGCCCAGGCGCGCCAGTTCGGCTACAACAACGACTATATCGGCTTCGTGCCGCTCGAAGGCTCGGCCGAACACGGCCTGCTGCTGGTCAACCACGAATACACCAATGCAGAGCTGATGTTTCCCGGCTTCGCCATGGTGGTGAAGGAGAAGATCGAGAAGGAAGGCCAGGAGCCGGTCGAGGTCGAGAAGGTCAAGACCGGCGAGTACACCAGGGACCTCGTCGACATCGAGATGGCGGCGCATGGCGGCACCATCATCGAGATCCGCAAGACCAACGGCAAGTGGCAGCCGGTGCTCGACGGGGCCATGAACCGGCGCATCACCGTCGACACGGAGATGACCCTGTCCGGCCCGGTCGCCGGCCACGACCGCGTCAAGACAAAGGCCGACCCGTCGGGCACCAGGGTGTTCGGCACCCTCAACAACTGCGCCGGCGGCTTCACCCCGTGGGGCACCTACCTGATGGCTGAGGAGAATTTTCACGGCTATTTCACGGGCGAATTGACCAGGGAGGGCGAGCCGGAACATCCCGAGGCAGCCAACTACGGACGCGTCGGCGTGCCGGCAGGCTGGTACAATTGGGGCGCGTTCCACGACCGTTTCGACGTTGCCAAGGAGCCGAACGAGCCCAATCGTTTCGGCTGGATCGTCGAGGTCGATCCGATGGACCCGAATTCGGTGCCGAAGAAGCGCACGGCGCTTGGCCGCTTCAAGCATGAAGGCTGCGAAACCATCGTCAATCCGGACGGCCGCGTCGTGACCTATTCGGGCGACGACGAGCGTTTCGACTATGTCTACAAATTCGTCTCGACCGGCACCTTCAACGCCGACGACCGCGCCGCCAACATGGACCTGCTCGACGAGGGCACGCTCTACGTGGCGAAGTTCAACGAGGACGGCAGTCTCGACTGGATGCCGCTCACGCACGGCGAAGGCCCGCTCACGGCCGAAAACGGCTTCGCCGGCCAGGCCGACATTCTGATCGAGACCCGCCGCGCCGCCGACCTGCTCGGCGCGACCAAGATGGACCGGCCGGAAGACGTCCAACCCAACGCGAAGACCGGCAAGGTCTACGTGATGCTGACCAACAATACGCGCCGCAAGGCCGACGACCTCAACGCCGCCAACCCGCGCGCCGGAAACGCCTTCGGCCACATCATCGAGATCAGCGAGACTGGCGGCGATTTCGCCTCGACGCGCTCGACCTGGGAAATCCTGCTCAGATGCGGCGATCCGAGCGTCGCCGAGGTCGGCGCCACCTTCTCGGCGGCCACGACCGCGAATGGCTGGTTCGGCATGCCCGACAATTGCGCCATCGACGCCGACGGGCGGTTGTGGGTCTCGACCGACGGCAACAGCCAGAAAGCCACCGGACGCACCGACGGCCTGTGGGCGGTCGACACCGAAGGCGAAGCGCGCGGCACGTCGCGGCTGTTCTTCCGCGTGCCGGTGGGCGCGGAAATGTGCGGTCCGCTGTTCACGCCCGACGGCGCGACGCTGTTCCTCGCCGTCCAGCATCCAGGTGACGAAGGCCTCGCCACCTACGAAAACCCGGCGACGCGCTGGCCCGATTTCGACCCCGCGCTGCCGGTGCGCCCGGCCGTCGTGGTCATCACCAGGGCCGACGGCGCCAGGATCGGCTGA
- a CDS encoding MFS transporter produces MASISATAQSRSTLPWLIIICGCLIAALTFGPRSAMGFFQLPMLAEKGWDRTTFGLAMAIQNLAWGLGTPVFGAIADKFGTWRVLALSGVMYATGLYLMANADSVTMLHVGGGLLVGLGVAAGSFGIVLAAFARNVAPENRSLAFGIGTAAGSAGMFFFAPLSQGLIDTYGWYDSLIVMSFMMLAIPVLAIPLRGNSRSGSVSQTEIEQSVGQALREALGHHSYLLLVSGFFVCGFQVAFITAHFPAYVADIGIEARYAVIALALIGFFNIIGSLASGFIGQRYSKPIFLAWIYIGRSVLVTAFLLLPQTPATVIVFAGIMGLLWLSTVPPTNALVAIMFGTSHLGMLGGIVFLSHQIGSFLGVWLGGYLYDIYGSYDAVWWLGVALGIFAAIVHWPIREAAVERPALAAAE; encoded by the coding sequence ATGGCGAGCATTTCGGCCACCGCGCAGAGCAGGTCCACGCTTCCGTGGCTGATCATCATCTGCGGCTGTCTCATAGCGGCGCTGACCTTCGGTCCGCGCTCCGCGATGGGCTTTTTCCAGTTGCCGATGCTGGCAGAGAAAGGCTGGGACCGCACCACCTTCGGCCTCGCCATGGCGATCCAGAACCTCGCCTGGGGCCTGGGCACGCCGGTCTTCGGCGCCATCGCCGACAAGTTCGGCACCTGGCGCGTGCTGGCGCTCTCGGGCGTCATGTATGCGACGGGCCTCTACCTGATGGCGAACGCCGACAGCGTGACGATGCTGCATGTCGGCGGCGGCCTGCTGGTCGGCCTCGGCGTGGCGGCGGGATCGTTCGGCATCGTGCTCGCGGCGTTTGCCCGCAACGTCGCGCCGGAAAACCGCAGCCTCGCCTTCGGCATCGGCACGGCGGCCGGTTCGGCCGGCATGTTCTTCTTCGCGCCGCTGAGCCAGGGGCTGATCGACACCTATGGCTGGTACGATTCGCTGATCGTGATGAGCTTCATGATGCTTGCCATCCCGGTGCTGGCCATCCCGCTGCGCGGCAACTCCAGGAGCGGCTCGGTCAGCCAGACCGAGATCGAACAGAGCGTCGGCCAGGCGCTGCGCGAGGCCCTCGGCCACCACAGCTACCTGCTGCTGGTTTCAGGCTTCTTCGTCTGCGGCTTCCAGGTCGCCTTCATCACCGCGCATTTTCCGGCCTATGTCGCCGATATCGGCATCGAGGCCCGTTACGCGGTGATCGCACTGGCGCTGATCGGCTTCTTCAACATTATCGGTTCGCTCGCCTCGGGCTTCATCGGCCAGCGTTATTCGAAGCCGATCTTCCTGGCCTGGATCTATATCGGCCGGTCGGTGCTGGTAACGGCGTTCCTGCTTCTGCCTCAGACGCCAGCCACCGTCATCGTCTTCGCCGGCATCATGGGGCTGCTGTGGCTGTCGACCGTGCCGCCGACCAACGCCTTGGTGGCGATCATGTTCGGCACCAGCCATCTCGGCATGCTGGGCGGCATCGTCTTCCTGTCACACCAGATCGGCTCCTTCCTGGGCGTCTGGCTCGGCGGCTATCTCTACGACATCTACGGGTCCTACGACGCGGTCTGGTGGCTGGGTGTGGCGCTTGGTATCTTCGCGGCGATCGTGCACTGGCCGATCCGCGAGGCTGCTGTGGAGCGCCCTGCCCTGGCGGCGGCCGAATAG
- the recO gene encoding DNA repair protein RecO: MEWRDEGIIIGTRRHGETSLILEVMTRDHGRHLGLVRGGRSRKQQPVLQPGNRVELAWRARLDEHLGNFAVEPVELNAARLLASACAVYGLQTMAAHLRLLPERDPHRGLYETLEIVIGHLDEPASAAELIVRFELLLLDDLGFGLDLARCAATGTGDDLTYVSPKTGRAVSRLAGTPYRDRLLPLPAFLRAGSGLRADAAALEDAFRLTGYFFARHVYEPRGIEPPETRAGFLAALRRLREVGATSPARSLE; encoded by the coding sequence ATGGAATGGCGTGACGAAGGCATCATCATCGGCACGCGCCGCCACGGCGAGACCAGCCTTATCCTGGAGGTGATGACGCGCGACCACGGCCGTCACCTCGGCCTGGTCCGCGGCGGCCGTTCGCGCAAGCAGCAGCCGGTGCTGCAGCCCGGCAACCGGGTCGAACTCGCCTGGCGCGCGCGCCTCGACGAGCATCTCGGCAATTTTGCCGTCGAACCGGTCGAGCTCAACGCCGCGCGGCTGCTGGCGAGCGCCTGCGCCGTCTACGGCCTGCAGACCATGGCCGCGCATCTGCGGCTGCTGCCCGAACGCGACCCGCATCGGGGCCTCTACGAGACGCTGGAGATTGTCATCGGCCACCTCGACGAGCCCGCTTCGGCGGCCGAACTGATCGTGCGCTTCGAATTGCTGCTCCTCGACGATCTCGGCTTCGGGCTCGACCTGGCGCGCTGCGCGGCGACGGGAACCGGCGACGACCTTACCTATGTTTCGCCCAAGACCGGCCGCGCCGTGTCGCGGCTTGCCGGCACGCCCTATCGCGACCGGTTGCTGCCGCTGCCCGCCTTCCTGCGCGCGGGCTCCGGCCTGCGCGCCGACGCCGCGGCGCTGGAGGACGCCTTCCGCCTGACCGGCTATTTTTTTGCCCGCCACGTCTACGAGCCGCGCGGCATCGAGCCGCCGGAAACCCGCGCCGGCTTTCTGGCTGCGCTGCGGCGCCTGCGCGAGGTGGGCGCGACATCACCAGCGAGGAGCCTTGAATGA